From the genome of Triticum aestivum cultivar Chinese Spring chromosome 3B, IWGSC CS RefSeq v2.1, whole genome shotgun sequence, one region includes:
- the LOC123068317 gene encoding probable ubiquitin-conjugating enzyme E2 23 isoform X1, with protein MENLPNVPASIAEKNQGNETSDDAGEPEEVADVFVYREDVVSLKSNKNARGLVMEVAGEYDSEGSITDDESDAEENERKSAHKTENVGPGGDNANNASHGDDVESQSSLPDNKVRVLWIDGTEMTEDIDSVVVVDRTFLHGDMVASSSDPTGQMGLVADVSLAVDLQGAHGEMIKGVSAKDLRRIREFNVGDYVVSGLWLGRVDEVFDNVSVLFDDGSVCKVSRADPMRLRLASGPMHPDTACPFYPGQRVKAVSSSVYKTSRWLHGMWKASRLEATVTKVETAAVIVYWIASAHCGTNQDSVPPEEQNPKDLTLLSCFSYASWQLAEWCHPQPHTSSCANDALMECSKMKELNSEQADVPESAVDVQAEQAQNTKTDVNPLEKHGDSLADRSNMSDGDNTCVAKDSESGASVSTLPKEGVHDHATYRKKIRKVFVRKDKRAKRRDESFESALLISDTYTKVDVLWQDGRKECGVSSTSLIPIQTPNDHEFFPEQYAVEKVSDDVDQPSETRRVGLVRSVNAKDRTVSVSWFKSSLHAQEPREIECTEVVSAYELDGHPDYDYCYGDVVVRLPSVSHPMESSNGGNTMELDKNVDSEEASAASNAVPPDVAAEEQLSQKESSSEVTHLSWVGNIVGFQDGEIEVTWGDGSVSKVGPHEIYVVGREDDGGSIDDGAPSDAGSWETVDDNEMDLPDDPANDDLQNAVQNSIEMENGSFNSQDETSVGSGPLSVAFGFVTRLASEIFARGKKHLDGSNSDAMDEVESQQSNEVSESGDDIDKNEDENRMASSESTTVTTNDSNAEKSVDVVMADEPADSDCLKHFDVLQCPPDHHYLENIAHGTGGRKWVKKVQQEWGILEKNLPDYIYVRVFEDRMDLMRAVIIGASGTPYQDGLFFFDFYLPPEFPQAPPSAYYHSGGLRVNPNLYVDGKVCLSLLNTWTGRGNEVWDPSSSSILQVLVSLQGLVLNEKPYFNEAGYEKQVGTVEGEKNALPYNENTYLLSVKSMLYILRRPPMNFEDFVKSHFCKRGHYILKACEAYLQGAVVGTLNDDACPPTDTNKEYSCSMGFKLALGKILPRLITALKDIGADCSQYEHLGKTETAQES; from the exons ATGGAGAACCTACCAAATGTTCCTGCAAGTATTGCTGAGAAGAACCAGGGAAATGAGACATCTGATGATGCTGGCGAGCCTGAAGAAGTAGCAGACGTATTTGTTTACAGAGAAGATGTCGTCAGCTTGAAATCAAACAAAAATGCCCGTGGTTTGGTGATGGAAGTAGCTGGCGAATATGATTCTGAAGGTAGCATCACTGATGATGAATCTGATGCTGAGGAGAATGAGCGTAAAAGCGCTCATAAAACTGAAAATGTTGGTCCTGGCGGTGATAATGCCAATAATGCAAGTCATGGAGATGATGTTGAGAGTCAGAGCTCTCTGCCTGATAACAAGGTTAGGGTGTTATGGATTGACGGAACAGAGATGACGGAAGATATTGACAGTGTGGTGGTTGTTGACAGAACTTTCCTCCATGGGGACATGGTTGCTTCTTCCTCAGATCCAACTGGTCAGATGGGGCTTGTTGCGGATGTCAGTCTTGCGGTTGATTTGCAAGGTGCTCATGGAGAGATGATTAAGGGTGTATCTGCAAAGGATTTGAGACGCATCAGGGAATTCAATGTGGGTGATTATGTTGTCTCTGGGCTATGGCTTGGTCGGGTTGACGAAGTGTTTGATAATGTTAGTGTGTTGTTTGATGATGGTTCTGTCTGCAAGGTTTCAAGGGCAGATCCTATGCGCCTAAGGCTTGCCTCAGGGCCAATGCACCCAGATACAGCCTGCCCCTTTTATCCAGGACAGCGTGTGAAGGCAGTGTCTTCATCTGTGTACAAAACATCCAGATGGCTTCATGGGATGTGGAAAGCAAGTCGTCTTGAAGCTACTGTCACAAAGGTGGAAACTGCTGCTGTCATAGTCTATTGGATTGCGTCTGCACACTGTGGTACAAATCAAGATTCTGTTCCCCCTGAGGAGCAGAACCCAAAGGATCTGACTCTTCTGTCTTGCTTTTCATATGCAAGTTGGCAATTGGCTGAATGGtgtcatcctcaaccacacacatCATCATGTGCCAATGACGCTTTAATGGAGTGTTCAAAAATGAAAGAGCTCAATTCTGAGCAGGCTGATGTTCCTGAATCTGCCGTTGATGTTCAGGCTGAACAGGCTCAAAATACTAAAACAGATGTAAATCCCCTGGAGAAACATGGTGATTCTCTTGCAGATCGATCAAATATGTCAGATGGAGATAATACATGCGTAGCCAAAGATTCAGAATCTGGCGCTAGTGtatcaacccttccaaaggagggAGTGCATGACCATGCTACTTACAGAAAGAAGATCAGAAAAGTTTTTGTCAGAAAGGATAAAAGAGCAAAAAGAAGAGACGAGAGCTTTGAAAGTGCCCTGCTTATTTCAGATACATATACAAAGGTTGATGTACTGTGGCAAGATGGGAGAAAAGAATGTGGAGTAAGTTCCACGTCACTGATCCCGATCCAGACTCCAAATGATCATGAATTCTTCCCAGAGCAGTATGCTGTAGAAAAAGTCTCTGATGATGTTGACCAGCCTTCTGAAACAAGGCGTGTGGGTCTTGTTAGAAGTGTTAATGCAAAGGACCGAACTGTGTCTGTATCATGGTTTAAGTCTTCGTTGCACGCACAGGAGCCTAGGGAAATTGAGTGCACTGAAGTTGTTAGTGCATATGAACTTGATGGTCACCCGGATTATGATTATTGCTATGGAGATGTTGTTGTTCGCTTGCCATCTGTTTCACATCCTATGGAATCATCCAATGGTGGAAACACCATGGAGCTGGACAAGAATGTAGATTCTGAAGAAGCATCGGCTGCTTCAAATGCAGTGCCCCCTGATGTTGCTGCAGAGGAACAGCTTTCACAGAAGGAATCTAGTTCAGAAGTTACCCACCTCTCATGGGTTGGAAATATAGTGGGCTTCCAAGATGGTGAGATTGAAGTCACTTGGGGTGATGGGTCGGTGTCAAAG GTTGGGCCTCATGAGATATATGTTGTTGGCCGAGAAGATGACGGTGGCTCGATAGATGATGGAGCTCCTTCCGATGCTGGTAGCTGGGAGACAGTTGATGACAATGAaatggacttgcctgatgatcctGCAAAT GATGATCTGCAGAATGCAGTCCAGAATAGCATTGAAATGGAAAATGGGTCATTCAATTCCCAAGATGAAACTTCTGTTGGAAGTGGTCCACTCTCTGTTGCTTTTGGCTTTGTTACGCGACTGGCGAGTGAGATCTTCGCCCGAGGTAAAAAGCATTTAGATGGGTCAAACTCAGATGCTATGGATGAAGTTGAATCTCAGCAGTCTAACGAGGTTTCAGAATCTGGTGATGACATTGATAAAAACGAGGATGAGAACCGCATGGCATCATCGGAGAGCACCACTGTGACAACAAATGACTCTAATGCTGAGAAGTCCGTAGATGTAGTTATGGCTGACGAGCCTGCAGATTCTGATTGCTTGAAACACTTTGATGTTCTCCAGTGCCCTCCGGACCATCACTACCTTGAAAACATAGCACAT GGTACCGGTGGAAGAAAGTGGGTCAAAAAAGTTCAGCAAGAATGGGGCATACTTGAGAAGAATCTACCAG ATTATATTTATGTCAGGGTATTTGAAGATCGTATGGATCTGATGAGAGCTGTGATTATTGGAGCAAGTGGCACACCATACCAAGATGGTCTGTTCTTCTTTGACTTCTATCTTCCACCTGAGTTTCCACAAGCTCCTCCG TCGGCATACTATCATTCTGGCGGCCTGCGTGTAAATCCAAACCTTTATGTGGATGGGAAGGTTTGTTTAAGCCTCTTAAATACTTGGACTGGCAGAGGGAATGAAGTATGGGATCCATCCTCATCTAGCATTCTCCAAGTACTAGTTTCACTCCAGGGGCTGGTTCTCAATGAAAAGCCCTATTTCAATGAAGCTGGATATGAGAAGCAAGTCGGTACTGTTGAAGGGGAGAAGAATGCACTGCCATACAACGAAAACACATATCTGCTAAGCGTGAAATCCATGTTGTATATCTTGAGGCGGCCTCCTATG AATTTCGAGGATTTTGTGAAAAGTCACTTCTGCAAGCGCGGCCACTACATTCTCAAAGCTTGTGAGGCCTACTTGCAAGGAGCTGTGGTTGGCACGCTGAACGACGATGCCTGCCCTCCCACCGATACTAACAAGGAGTACTCTTGCTCCATGGGCTTCAAACTTGCATTGGGCAAAATCTTGCCAAGGTTGATCACAGCCCTGAAGGACATAGGAGCAGACTGCAGCCAGTATGAGCACCTCGGGAAGACCGAAACCGCTCAAGAAAGCTGA
- the LOC123068317 gene encoding probable ubiquitin-conjugating enzyme E2 23 isoform X2 codes for MENLPNVPASIAEKNQGNETSDDAGEPEEVADVFVYREDVVSLKSNKNARGLVMEVAGEYDSEGSITDDESDAEENERKSAHKTENVGPGGDNANNASHGDDVESQSSLPDNKVRVLWIDGTEMTEDIDSVVVVDRTFLHGDMVASSSDPTGQMGLVADVSLAVDLQGAHGEMIKGVSAKDLRRIREFNVGDYVVSGLWLGRVDEVFDNVSVLFDDGSVCKVSRADPMRLRLASGPMHPDTACPFYPGQRVKAVSSSVYKTSRWLHGMWKASRLEATVTKVETAAVIVYWIASAHCGTNQDSVPPEEQNPKDLTLLSCFSYASWQLAEWCHPQPHTSSCANDALMECSKMKELNSEQADVPESAVDVQAEQAQNTKTDVNPLEKHGDSLADRSNMSDGDNTCVAKDSESGASVSTLPKEGVHDHATYRKKIRKVFVRKDKRAKRRDESFESALLISDTYTKVDVLWQDGRKECGVSSTSLIPIQTPNDHEFFPEQYAVEKVSDDVDQPSETRRVGLVRSVNAKDRTVSVSWFKSSLHAQEPREIECTEVVSAYELDGHPDYDYCYGDVVVRLPSVSHPMESSNGGNTMELDKNVDSEEASAASNAVPPDVAAEEQLSQKESSSEVTHLSWVGNIVGFQDGEIEVTWGDGSVSKVGPHEIYVVGREDDGGSIDDGAPSDAGSWETVDDNEMDLPDDPANDDLQNAVQNSIEMENGSFNSQDETSVGSGPLSVAFGFVTRLASEIFARESGDDIDKNEDENRMASSESTTVTTNDSNAEKSVDVVMADEPADSDCLKHFDVLQCPPDHHYLENIAHGTGGRKWVKKVQQEWGILEKNLPDYIYVRVFEDRMDLMRAVIIGASGTPYQDGLFFFDFYLPPEFPQAPPSAYYHSGGLRVNPNLYVDGKVCLSLLNTWTGRGNEVWDPSSSSILQVLVSLQGLVLNEKPYFNEAGYEKQVGTVEGEKNALPYNENTYLLSVKSMLYILRRPPMNFEDFVKSHFCKRGHYILKACEAYLQGAVVGTLNDDACPPTDTNKEYSCSMGFKLALGKILPRLITALKDIGADCSQYEHLGKTETAQES; via the exons ATGGAGAACCTACCAAATGTTCCTGCAAGTATTGCTGAGAAGAACCAGGGAAATGAGACATCTGATGATGCTGGCGAGCCTGAAGAAGTAGCAGACGTATTTGTTTACAGAGAAGATGTCGTCAGCTTGAAATCAAACAAAAATGCCCGTGGTTTGGTGATGGAAGTAGCTGGCGAATATGATTCTGAAGGTAGCATCACTGATGATGAATCTGATGCTGAGGAGAATGAGCGTAAAAGCGCTCATAAAACTGAAAATGTTGGTCCTGGCGGTGATAATGCCAATAATGCAAGTCATGGAGATGATGTTGAGAGTCAGAGCTCTCTGCCTGATAACAAGGTTAGGGTGTTATGGATTGACGGAACAGAGATGACGGAAGATATTGACAGTGTGGTGGTTGTTGACAGAACTTTCCTCCATGGGGACATGGTTGCTTCTTCCTCAGATCCAACTGGTCAGATGGGGCTTGTTGCGGATGTCAGTCTTGCGGTTGATTTGCAAGGTGCTCATGGAGAGATGATTAAGGGTGTATCTGCAAAGGATTTGAGACGCATCAGGGAATTCAATGTGGGTGATTATGTTGTCTCTGGGCTATGGCTTGGTCGGGTTGACGAAGTGTTTGATAATGTTAGTGTGTTGTTTGATGATGGTTCTGTCTGCAAGGTTTCAAGGGCAGATCCTATGCGCCTAAGGCTTGCCTCAGGGCCAATGCACCCAGATACAGCCTGCCCCTTTTATCCAGGACAGCGTGTGAAGGCAGTGTCTTCATCTGTGTACAAAACATCCAGATGGCTTCATGGGATGTGGAAAGCAAGTCGTCTTGAAGCTACTGTCACAAAGGTGGAAACTGCTGCTGTCATAGTCTATTGGATTGCGTCTGCACACTGTGGTACAAATCAAGATTCTGTTCCCCCTGAGGAGCAGAACCCAAAGGATCTGACTCTTCTGTCTTGCTTTTCATATGCAAGTTGGCAATTGGCTGAATGGtgtcatcctcaaccacacacatCATCATGTGCCAATGACGCTTTAATGGAGTGTTCAAAAATGAAAGAGCTCAATTCTGAGCAGGCTGATGTTCCTGAATCTGCCGTTGATGTTCAGGCTGAACAGGCTCAAAATACTAAAACAGATGTAAATCCCCTGGAGAAACATGGTGATTCTCTTGCAGATCGATCAAATATGTCAGATGGAGATAATACATGCGTAGCCAAAGATTCAGAATCTGGCGCTAGTGtatcaacccttccaaaggagggAGTGCATGACCATGCTACTTACAGAAAGAAGATCAGAAAAGTTTTTGTCAGAAAGGATAAAAGAGCAAAAAGAAGAGACGAGAGCTTTGAAAGTGCCCTGCTTATTTCAGATACATATACAAAGGTTGATGTACTGTGGCAAGATGGGAGAAAAGAATGTGGAGTAAGTTCCACGTCACTGATCCCGATCCAGACTCCAAATGATCATGAATTCTTCCCAGAGCAGTATGCTGTAGAAAAAGTCTCTGATGATGTTGACCAGCCTTCTGAAACAAGGCGTGTGGGTCTTGTTAGAAGTGTTAATGCAAAGGACCGAACTGTGTCTGTATCATGGTTTAAGTCTTCGTTGCACGCACAGGAGCCTAGGGAAATTGAGTGCACTGAAGTTGTTAGTGCATATGAACTTGATGGTCACCCGGATTATGATTATTGCTATGGAGATGTTGTTGTTCGCTTGCCATCTGTTTCACATCCTATGGAATCATCCAATGGTGGAAACACCATGGAGCTGGACAAGAATGTAGATTCTGAAGAAGCATCGGCTGCTTCAAATGCAGTGCCCCCTGATGTTGCTGCAGAGGAACAGCTTTCACAGAAGGAATCTAGTTCAGAAGTTACCCACCTCTCATGGGTTGGAAATATAGTGGGCTTCCAAGATGGTGAGATTGAAGTCACTTGGGGTGATGGGTCGGTGTCAAAG GTTGGGCCTCATGAGATATATGTTGTTGGCCGAGAAGATGACGGTGGCTCGATAGATGATGGAGCTCCTTCCGATGCTGGTAGCTGGGAGACAGTTGATGACAATGAaatggacttgcctgatgatcctGCAAAT GATGATCTGCAGAATGCAGTCCAGAATAGCATTGAAATGGAAAATGGGTCATTCAATTCCCAAGATGAAACTTCTGTTGGAAGTGGTCCACTCTCTGTTGCTTTTGGCTTTGTTACGCGACTGGCGAGTGAGATCTTCGCCCGAG AATCTGGTGATGACATTGATAAAAACGAGGATGAGAACCGCATGGCATCATCGGAGAGCACCACTGTGACAACAAATGACTCTAATGCTGAGAAGTCCGTAGATGTAGTTATGGCTGACGAGCCTGCAGATTCTGATTGCTTGAAACACTTTGATGTTCTCCAGTGCCCTCCGGACCATCACTACCTTGAAAACATAGCACAT GGTACCGGTGGAAGAAAGTGGGTCAAAAAAGTTCAGCAAGAATGGGGCATACTTGAGAAGAATCTACCAG ATTATATTTATGTCAGGGTATTTGAAGATCGTATGGATCTGATGAGAGCTGTGATTATTGGAGCAAGTGGCACACCATACCAAGATGGTCTGTTCTTCTTTGACTTCTATCTTCCACCTGAGTTTCCACAAGCTCCTCCG TCGGCATACTATCATTCTGGCGGCCTGCGTGTAAATCCAAACCTTTATGTGGATGGGAAGGTTTGTTTAAGCCTCTTAAATACTTGGACTGGCAGAGGGAATGAAGTATGGGATCCATCCTCATCTAGCATTCTCCAAGTACTAGTTTCACTCCAGGGGCTGGTTCTCAATGAAAAGCCCTATTTCAATGAAGCTGGATATGAGAAGCAAGTCGGTACTGTTGAAGGGGAGAAGAATGCACTGCCATACAACGAAAACACATATCTGCTAAGCGTGAAATCCATGTTGTATATCTTGAGGCGGCCTCCTATG AATTTCGAGGATTTTGTGAAAAGTCACTTCTGCAAGCGCGGCCACTACATTCTCAAAGCTTGTGAGGCCTACTTGCAAGGAGCTGTGGTTGGCACGCTGAACGACGATGCCTGCCCTCCCACCGATACTAACAAGGAGTACTCTTGCTCCATGGGCTTCAAACTTGCATTGGGCAAAATCTTGCCAAGGTTGATCACAGCCCTGAAGGACATAGGAGCAGACTGCAGCCAGTATGAGCACCTCGGGAAGACCGAAACCGCTCAAGAAAGCTGA